A stretch of DNA from Methanosarcinales archaeon:
ACGAGCGGTTTGATGAGGAGAGGGTGGCGAAAGCCACTCTTTTACTCTACCGAGATGGATATTTTGTGCATCGTGAAGCAAATTTAAATGTGAATATCCATTATATTAGGGGCACATATTGAATCATAAAACGGCGGTTTTCACAAAAGCTTTAATAAAATTCATTTATGATGATAACTATTGTAGTGTATTCCTTGTACGAATTATTGGAGGCCACAAATAATGATAAAACTAACTAATCCACCACTTGTTGAGGCAATATTTGAATTAAGGTGGAATCTTCAAGAAATTGAACATGGAATAAAAAAAGACCCAGAATATAAGTTACTGGTGGGCAGGATATTTGAAAACGTTAAGACAGATTTTCCTTCTTATGAGCAATTACCCACAGCTAATATGCCTGATGAAATGGCTGGATATATTATTCAACATCGGTTTAGGAAGAATAAAGATGAATGGCCTCTCATTCAAATTGGTCCTGGAATTATCACTCTTAATGACACTGAAGAATATTTATGGGAGAACTTTAAAGAAAAGATAGTCTATTTGTTGGAAACATTATATGACACATATCCTGATGCAGAAACAAATTTGACCGTTAGTGGATTGGTTTTAAGGTATATTGATGCTGTTCCCTTTGACTTTGATAATGATGACATTTTTGTGTATTTAAAAGAAAAGTTTAAAGTGGATGTGAATTTATATCAAAAACTTTTCGAAGATGAAAAAGTAAAAGCGTTTCCTAAAGGTCTTGATTTAAAATTCTCTTTTGATTCTGAAATACCTAAAGGAAGAATGAATCTAAGATTTGCACGGGGTAAGAAGAAAGAAGTAGATGCCTTGATATGGGAAACGATTGTTCAGTCCATTCCAGAAGATACGCCTAATAACAAGGACGAAATTGTATCATGGACAAATGATGCGCATGATCTAACAAAAGATTGGTTCTGTAACTTAATAAAGGGGGAATTAATGGAGTTGTTTAAATGACGTTTCTTGAATTAACATCTCGAAACATAGAAATTACTGTAGATTCATTAACTCAAGCATTTACAGGTAGTTCTACACAATTAGATGAAATATCATTGAATCGTTTATCGAATTTATCAACTAACGAATGGTCTCCTCGACCTTATCACGGTTTGCAACCAGTTTTCCAAAGTGACAACATGTCTTCTGTTAATCAGATTCCAAAAGTGAGAGATGAATTATTTAATTCTAAAAAACCTCATCGAAGGGATATACTTACTAATGAACTATTAAAATCAGCTTCACAATTAATTGATAAATTAATCTATGAAGAGGACATTTTTCAAAATATAAATAAAAATAAACTTCTTGAGTCTTTATCTAATACTATTAGCAAATTATCTCCGGAACAAATGTCAATTGCTGAAGATGAATTTGTTAATAGAATTGAAAAAATTATGGCTTTAGAAGCAATGTCTGGGATTCTTGGAGATTTCACTCCCGAACAACTTGATGATTTTGAGACTGAAATAAAAAGGAGACCTTTTTTCAAATGAAGTATTTGTTAGACACAAATATTATAACGGCCATCATGAAAAATAATGATAAAGTAAAAAAGAGAGCCCAACAAGTTATCCTCACAGGTGATGATATTTTTATAGATGGCATAAGCTATTATGAGATTAAACGTGGACTACTTTACAGAGATGCAAATAATCAATTAAGTTTTTTTAATGAATTATGTAAAAGATATGAGTTGGTGTTACTAAACAGTCAATCTATTTTTGACCGTGCTGCCAGTATATATGCTGAATTAAGACGCAAGGGGAAATACCCACATGACGCTGATATTTTAATAGCTTCAATTGCAGACACTGGAAAATTTACTCTTGTATCAAACAATGTTACTCATTTTAATGATATTCAAGATTTGAAAATTGAGGATTGGTTAAATTAAAATTCAAAATAAACAAACTTAACTTTGCTTTTTTTTGCGATTTTAAATAACTATAAATCCAATTATCGAACATGCAGTTTACTGTAAAACTTGAAGAATCTGATGAAGGTGGATATACGGTCCAATGTCTAGAACTTCCTGCCGCAATAAGTGAAGGAGATACCAAAGAAGAAGCTTTGGAAAATATTAAAGAAGCTATTCAGTTGGTTCTTGAAGTTACTCAGGAGCAAGCACGGTCGTATACAGAAGTCTTTAAGGTGGAAGTTGCCAGTACCTAAACTTCCGTCTTTATCCGGTAAAAAAATCATTAAATCTTTGAATAAGATGGGATTCATTATTGTACGACAAAGGGGAAGCCATGTGTTATGCAGAGAGGAGATGCTACAGTTACTGTTCCATTGAATGATCCTGTAAGAAAAACCACTCTAAAAAGTATATTGAATCAAGCAGGTATTTCATTAGAAGAATTGATTACCATCCGTGTTCCTTCCTGATGAATACTATTTCATCAACCCAAACCATGTCCTCTTCCATGATCTTGCCTGGCTTAATACAAGACCCTATAAATATTATATCATACTATACGGTACCAACTCATTTGAAAAGGGATTGAAAAATGAAAAAAAGCAAAAAGATGTATTACCTTACAGCCCTTGGAATAGCTTTCCTGCTGGCTGGAATAGTTAATTCCTTAGATAGCGGTGAAGGAAATGAGTTCATCTATTTAGGGGTGGGGACGCTGGCAGCTACTGTAATATATTATGGGATTATGGCTGCAAATCCGCAGATAACAGCGTTTATTGTAGGACTGATTGTACTGCATATCGGTGTACTGCTAATATTCAAAGGTGAACTTACTTATCCAAAGGAATTCGGGATGGTAACTTTCGTAGCAGGTATCCTGGTACTGTTAAACTCAGGCTTATCAGAATTTATGCGTAACCGCAAGAAAAAAGATTAATCATTCTATGTGATGATCATTTCGCATAACCTTCAATAATTCCAGTACCGAATATCCGGCCCTGGTAATTCCCATGCTTCGATTATCAGCATCAGTCCCTGCAATGTATAGATTCCTGATAGGGGATCTTATCTCTGCAAAATAACCGTCTATGGTCACTGCCGCTTTTTCAGGTATGGTTACCTGGTAATGTACCATCTCAATGTGGTCCTCTATTCCTGGTATTGCCCCCAATATGGTTTGATACATCAATTTCTTGTCTTCGTTCAGGGGTATCGATTCATCCACCACAAAAGTAAAACCCACCAACTGCTTACCTTTGGGTGCTATAGAAGCTTCATAATTACTGATCGGCATGGCCCAGTATGCCCTGGGTTTGAACCATATCTCAGAACCAATATAATCAAATTCGGGCAGCTTTGCATCAAGCCCTATCCATATGGTCATGCTAAGAGTCAGGACAATATTTTCAAGGTCTTTTAGATACGATGTTGGCAGATTGTCCATAATTAAGGGCAGTTCTTTCGCAAAACCTGTATAGACCACCACATCTGCGTCATAAATACCTTCAGGAGTGACCACTTCTTTTACAGCACCATCCTCTGTATTTATTCTGCTCACCTTTGATGATGTCTTGATCTCAACTGTTTCAGGCAATGAATATAAGACAGCATTGAGAAAAGCTTTGAGACCTTTTCTGGGATATGCCTGGGCGTATCCAATATTATTCGTGGTCAGCCTGCTCAGCACAGATAAATGTTCCCTTACCTGACTGCCTGTTAAATGATCTGTGATCAATTCCAGATAAGATTTAGCCACCTCTTCATCTTCCCAGAAATTTTCTGGTACACTTTCTCTCATAAAGCTGCTACCTGCTAATATCCTGTGTACTGAGGTCTCTTTCATGGATTTTCCTGATAGTGAATAACTGACGGCATCAATAAAATCCAATGAGTCATGGGAAAGCCCTTTAGGAAGATAATCCAATACTGACTGGGCGCTCAGATCTACTCCAAAGGTGGTCTGGGTCACTGCCTTGGTAATAGCCTGGCTCAATAGCAACCTGTCCATTTTTGGTAATACATCGAACTTAGCAAACTCTTTTAAATTGGAAGGTAACTTGAAAAGACCTTTATTTGTCCTGATATGATATTTTCCATGATCCAAAAATACAGGGATGTAGTCGAAATACTGGTCCATAAGACGGCGTAAGGGGCCTGTCCTGAGGTGGGTTATGGCATGTACTCCCGTATCTACCTGGAAACCGTCTACATTGTAACTATTACAGTTTCCCCCGACACCACTGCGTTTTTCAAGCACCAGCACTTTTTTCCCGTGTTTTGATAGAGTGAGGGCAGACATCAATCCGCTGATACCTCCACCTATTACGATCACATCATAATTGTCCATCTTAAATCCAGTCCTATTATGATCATGCGTTAAAATCTTTTTGTGCTATACCGTTCAGAATGGCATCATAACGCCGGTACACCCGTTCAATAATATCCTGGGAAGCATTCTGGTGTGTAGGTACCAGTATGTCGGCCCCTTCTGAAACATTCATACCACCACTGGACAGGCCATAATCAGGAGCTACCAGCAACCCGTCATTGGATACATTAAGTTTCATATCAGCGATAAGACGGGCCACCATATCTGTAGCAGGTTTTACCCTGGCAGACACTCCCAGTGATTTTGATAAATATTCTGATTTCAATTTCTTGACCCGCTCAATAGCTTGAAGTCCCTTGTCTTTCTGTCCCATTGGATAAAGAAATCCCAGGGTTTCTAATAAATCATCAAAGGTTACCGCCCGGATCTCTATGATCTCCCCATTAAAATATTCTGCAACCTTTTCTCCGTAACCTTTTGAGATTACCAGTTTTCCAATTCCCTTCATGCGCTGTTCTTCTTCCTGTGTGGGTTTATATGGATCCACAACTTTGAAATCCTCGATACCCAGCAGGAACATCAGGGACAGGTACCCTCTGGTCACACCAATAGGTTTTTTCACACCAAGCCATTTATCCAGCGGGATCTGACCCTGTTCCCGGGCCATCTGGATGATCTTTTGTTTGATATACTCGGGATCGCTGGATTCCAGGCCGAAATATTCTGAAAATCCAGGGGATGTTGTAATGATCTTGCTGCGGCCTACAGGCTCTCTCTTGATCAGGCCCCGCCCTTCCAGTTCCCTGAAATGGTCATAGGCAGAACTCCCCCTGATCTCGACCAGGTCGCTCTGGAGTATGGGCTGATGATAGGCTATCATGGACAGGGTCCGAAGCACGGGTGAAGACAATTCCTTTGGCGCCACGCTTCTCACCAGGTCCGCATATTCGTGTTTGACCTGCATTACATATTTGCCTTCCAGTTCAAGGATCTCAAGACCCGTATCCCGGGATGAATACTCCTCCATCAGCGCTTTGATGATCCGGGTGACTTTTTTTCGCTTGCCTACCAGTTCCTTTAAGGTAGCTTCATCTATCGGAGTCCCTGCAGCGAACAGGGCCGCTTCAATGATCTCCCGGTCCCCTATGAGCATACCTCCGCAGGATAACTGATAAACAATTCACCAAAGAGTTCTTCCTGCTCAAGCCATATTTCCTTTGAATTGGCCAGGAATAATAAAGAGACATAAGTCATCAATTTATGAGAACGATCCCCTTCAGCTATTTCGGTCAGGGTGGTATAATTCTTATCTTTCAATGTTGATCTTAGCTCTTTTTGCAATTCCTTCATCCTGCCCTCGATATCCTCTTCATGGGCTATACCCAGTACCTGTTCTGTGGTATGCCGGTTCATTTCCAGGTTTTTCCTGGTATCCGTGCGCAGTGAACGGCGGCGTTCTACCACTTCTGCCTTCTCAAGTTCCATTATCAGTTCATCCAGGGTCACTGGACGCTGGGAATGACGGCGAATAGGGATCTTGGGAACCGGGTAGTCTTCAACATCCATAAAATCAAAATCATCCACCCAGGAATCATCATCCTCAATAACAGGTTCTTCAACCAGGATCGCTGATTTCATCCTGATCAACATGGCTGCATAATGGAGGGTCCTGCCCGATATCCTCAAATCCATTCGCTCCATCTCTTCAATATGCTGAAAGAATTTATCGGTCACGTCAACAATATCGATGTTCCAGGGGTCAATTTCACCTTCCTGTGCCAGTTTTACCAGGATCTCTACAGGTTCCTCATACTCATCCTGTTCAGGACCTGTTAAGTCCTTTGTAATCGGTATACCGATTATTTCATCCATATTTAATCCCCTCAGATTTTAAAATTTTATGAATATATTTCTTTTATAATATATTATCTTTTTCAATATCGCTGACTTCCCCCATTATACGGGCTACTGCCATCACTTTATCGCTGCCTTTTACATTCATTATCTTAACACCCTGGGTATTGCGGCCCTGTACTCTGATATCAGATACGGGCAACCTGATAATAATGCCATTGGAAGTGGTCACCATGAGCTCATCATTTTCATTCACAGCCTTCACATCCACCACAAGACCATTACGGAAATTTGTGGTTATTGTTATTACGCCCTGGCCGCCCCTGTTAATATTCCTGTACTCTTCAAAGGGCGTGCGTTTTCCGAACCCGTTCTCAGTAATGGTCAAAAGCGTAGTATCTTCCTTAACAATGTCCATCCCGACCACATGATTATCACCTACAAGCCTGATACCGCGCACACCCCGGGAGCTTCGTCCCGTGACCCGTACATCGGTCTCTGAAAACCTGATGGCTTTGCCGTGGCGGGTACCTATAATAATATCCTTGGATCCGTCTGTCAGTTTGACAGTCTGCAGTTCGTCACCTTCATCCAGGTTAATAGCAATAATGCCTCCGCGCCGGGGGTTTTTAAAAGCGGACAGCTCAGTTTTATTAACTACACCGCATCTTGTGGCCATGACCAGATATTGACCATCTTCAAAGGATTTGACAGGTATCTGAGCAGTGATCTTCTCATTGCTGGCAACTTCGATCAGGTTGATTATGGCCTTACCCCGGCTCTGACGAGACGCATCAGGTATCGCATATACTTTAAGCCAGTGTATCCGGCCCCTGTCAGTGAAGAATAGGATATAATCATGGGTGGACGCCACGAATAGGTCCTCCACGAAATCGGCTTCCTTGGTATCCATGCCGATAATTCCCCGCCCGCCACGATGCTGCTGTTTGTAGGTATCGATTGGTTGTCGTTTGATATACCCGCTGTTGGAGATGGTCACTACCACATCTTCTACAGGTATCAGGTCTTCATTTTCCAGTGACACCCCGCCTTCAATGATCTGGGTGCGCCTGGGATTACCGTACTGCTCCTTGATCTCTGACAGTTCCTCTTTGATGAGGGTCAATATCTTGTCCCTGTCTGCCAGCAACTCTAGCAACCATTTGATGGTCTCCATCAGGTCCTTATGCTCTTTATCGATCTTCTCCCTCTCAAGACCTGTCAGCCTCTGGAGTCTCATATCCAGGATGGCTTTGGCCTGCTCCTCAGACAGTTCAAAATTGGCTATAAGCCCTTCCCTGGCTTCATCAACCGTCGCAGATGCCCTGATCAGGCTGATCACCTGGTCGATGTTGTCCAGGGCGATCTGAAGTCCTTCCAGGATATGGGCTCGTTTTCTTGCTTTCTCCAGTTCGAACTGGCTGCGGCGCGTGATGACCTTCACACGATGATCGATAAAATACTGGATGAGCTGCTTTAATGTCAATACCTGGGGCTGGTTGTCCACCAGTGCCAGGTTGATGATACCGAAGGTGGATTCCATCTGGGTGTGTTTATATAACTGGTTCACAACCACATCGGCATTTGTACCCCTGCTAAGCTCAATTACTACACGGATACCGTCCCTGTCTGATTCATCCCTCAGGTCAGTAATGCCCGATATTTTCTTGTCCTTGACCAGTTCGGCTATGTTCTCGATGAGCTTGGCCTTGTTCACCTGGTAGGGCACCTCATCGATGATGATGGCCTCTTTATTTTTCAGATCTTCAACCCTGGTCTTGGCCCTGATCTTTACAATACCCTTTCCGGTCTTGTATGCACTGACTATCCCGGCAGTGCCAAAGATATTGGCCCCTGTTGGAAAATCGGGACCCTTAACCACGCTCATCAGTTGTTCAAAACTTACTTCAGGGTCGTCGATGCTCAAATTCACGGCATCAATGATCTCGGTCAGGTTGTGGGGTGGCATATTGGTGGCCATACCCACTGCAATCCCTGTACTGCCGTTCACCAGCAGGTTGGGCAGCTTTGAAGGTAGCACCACTGGTTCTTCCATGCTGCCGTCATAATTGGGTACGAAATCCACAGTATCCTTGTCAATATCAGCAAGCATCTCTTCTGCAATGCGGGACATCCTGATCTCAGTGTAACGCATGGCTGCTGCAGAATCCCCGTCAATGGACCCGAAGTTACCCTGGCCGTCTGCCAGGGGGTAGCGCAGGTTGAAATCCTGGGCCATCCTGACCATAGTGTCATAGATGGCTGCGTCACCGTGGGGATGGTACTTACCCATAACGTCACCCACGATCCTTGCAGATTTCTTGTATGGTTTGTCATGGGTCATGCCCTGTTCTTTCATGCCGAACAGGATGCGCCTGTGGACAGGTTTCAAACCGTCACGTACATCAGGCAGTGCCCTGCCCACAATAACGCTCATGGCATAATCTATATACGAGTTTTTCATCTCGTCTTCGATATTCAGGGGTATGATCTTGTCCCTTTCTTGCCCCTCTACATTATTCGGAGATTCTTCCCCGGTAATTTCTTCCCCGGTAATATCTTCTTCAAACTCATCAGATGTCAAGGTTCTTTACCTCCATGGCGTGCTTTTCTATAAATTCACGCCTTGGCTCGACCTTGTCACCCATTAGTATAGTGAATATCTCATCAGCCTCTATGGCATTTTCCAGCATGACCTTGACCAGTGTCCTTGTATCGGGGTTCATGGTGGTCTCCCAGAGCTGGTCAGGGTTCATCTCACCCAGACCTTTGAAACGCTGTACATTGACACCCTGGTTCCCTATTTCCTCCATTTTCCGGTCCTTTTCGGCATCATTGTACACGTAATGAGTGACCTTTCCCTTCTTTAAACGGTACAGAGGTGGCTGGGCTATATACACGTACCCGACCTCGATGAGCTGTTTCATATAACGGTATAAGAACGTTAAAAGCAGGGTCCTGATATGGGCACCGTCCACGTCTGCATCGGTCATTATAATGATCTTGTGGTACCTGGCCTTTTCAATGTCAAAATCATCACCAAGACCAGTGCCAATGGCTGTGATCAGAGCGCGTATCTCATTGTTCTTCAATATCTTGTTCAGCCTGGCCTTCTCTACGTTCAGGATCTTACCCCTGAGAGGCAGTATGGCCTGGAACGCGCGGCTTCGGCCCTGCTTGGCCGACCCGCCGGCACTGTCTCCTTCTACCAGATAAACTTCACATTTGGAAGCGTCCTTTTCGCTGCAGTCAGCCAGTTTGCCTGGCAGCGAGGAGATTTCCAGCGCGCTTTTTCGCCGGGTCAGTTCCCGGGCTTTGCGGGCAGCATCCCTGGCCTGGGCAGCTATCACTGATTTTGAAATGATCTTCTCAGCTTCCTTGGGATTCTCCTCCAGGAACTCGCCCAATCCCTCTCCTACCAGGGTCTCAACAATACCTTTGACATCGCTGTTGCCCAATTTCGTTTTAGTCTGGCCTTCGAACTGGGGATTGGTAAGTTTTACGCTGATAATAGCGGTCAGCCCCTCCCTGATATCCTCACCAGAGAGTTTGTCACTGCCTTTTATGAGCCCCCTGTCCTTGGCATAATCGTTTGCAGTTCTTGTCAGGGCAGCCTTGAACCCGCTGAGGTGGGTGCCTCCTTCATGAGTATTGATATTATTGGCAAATGAAAATACGGTCTCAGTATAGCTGTCGTTGTACTGGATAGCTATTTCGACCTGCGTGCTGTTCTTGGATTTCTGAAAATAAATGGGGGGCTCGTGCAGTGGGTTCTTGTTCTTATTCAAGTGTTCCACAAAGGCTACGATACCGCCTTCATAGTGGAACAGTTTCTCATCGCCGGTCCGTTCATCTTTAATGAAAATCTTTATTCCTTTGTTCAGGTAAGCCATTTCCCTGAGGCGTTTGGAAATGGTCTCAAAACTGATATCCAGGGTCTCGAATATCTCATAATCTGCTTTGAACGTGATCTGGGTCCCGGTCTTATCGGTTTCACCGATCACAGCCAGTTCAGCCATTGCTTTACCGCGCTGGTACCGCTGCGAATATACCTTACCGTTGCGGTATACTTCAACTTCCATCCATTCGGACAGTGCATTCACCACCGACACGCCCACGCCGTGCAGCCCTCCAGACACCTTGTAAGTATCAGTATCGAACTTACCGCCCGCGTGGAGCATGGTCATTACCACTTCAAGGGCTGATTTTTGGTATTTTGTGTGCAGGTCAACGGGAATACCCCGGCCGTCGTCCAGCACTGTCACGGTATTGTCCCGGTTTATGGTCACGTTGATATTGGAGCAAAATCCCGCAAGTGCCTCATCGATACTGTTATCCACAACCTCATACACCAGATGGTGAAGGCCCCTGGTATCTGTGCTGCCGACATACATGCTGGGCCGCTTCCGGACAGCTTCCAGTCCTTCAAGCACCTGGATCTTGCCGGCGTCATACTGTTTATCTGTCATTCATGGTCTCCAAATAATTACATAATACCCATTTCAGTGAGCCGCTCGGGCAGGTACCGCTGTGTCACGAAATCCAGGCCTTTTCCGGCAAAAGCCTGCTGTTCTGCCTTTTTTCCTATATCGAGCTGCAATTTTATCTGGGTCTTCCAGTACTCGGAATCGAACCTGGGGTCTGACAGTTCACTGCGCAGGGCTTTGATATCCTGGTCTGTGAGCTTATCGGTAGAAAGATCGTATTCCACAATGTCGCTTGGCTGCACGCCTATGAACCGGGCCGCAGGAGTGGCCATGTATTCTGACATGTGTGCGCTCTTGATGGCACCGTATGCCACGCTGGCAAATATGCGGTAACTCCAGGGGTCGCCGTCAGTGAACACCACCACAGGAAGGTTCAACTCCTCGTTGAGCCGCTTCAATGTCCGCCGCGTGCTTCTGGCAGGCTGTCCCTTCAGGTGGACCAGGATGGCATTATGCTCCTCATCAAACCCGTTCTCGATAAGCCGGGCATACATACCGCCGGTCTCTATGGCTATGATGAATTTCGCATCGTGATCTAAAAATTCTACATTATCCACACTGAACGGGATCTGGTACCCGCCTTCACCCACATCGTTCCGGCAGTGGATGATCCGCTCGCCCCGCTTGGTGGTCTCCTTCAGTCGAAGGTCGCCGAACACCGTGGCCCCGTCCTCTTCAGGTCGCATGTGGAAATCTTCCCTCTGCATGGACGTAACGATCTCCAAATCCTCGATCATGCGGTCACTTTCGGGCTGTTCATTGAACTTGGCAATGTCCCAGTTCTCAGAGATGTAGTACAGCTCCCTTAACGTGGATCCCCGGTTGTTCTCCAGATGCTCCTTAATCAACAATTCGGCTGTATAGGACATTTTCAGTATCTGCCTGGCACCCTTGACAGTCTTTGCACTGCGGGCACTCTCTTTATCGCCATAGACCCAGACCTCGCTCTCATCGTTATATTCAATATTGTTTTTAGTACGGGTGGGAAGTACAAGTGTTGGGATGGTCTGGTCTTCAAGCTGCTGGTAGAATCCATCCACCAGACCCAGCAAGGATTGTTTTGCGATCTTATCCCTCTCCTGACGCAGGTTATTCAATCCACATACCCCCGTACCGCCCTGGCCCCATTGACCAGTGCCTCGTCTACACCTTCCACGATCAATGAAGGCAGACTGTTCGCCTCATCCTCTGAGACAAAGGGCAGATGGTATCGTATAGTCAGGTTACTGCTGGATCTCACGTCCAGTTTCCAGATATAATCGGTATCCTTGCCAAGAGAGATCACTTTCGGTTCCGGGTCTGCATCCCTTATGGGATATTGGTGGGTATCATGGAGATTGATGGTCATGTTGGCGCTCGAGTAATTTTTGATCAGGATGTCAACCAGGTAACCGTCCCCGTTCTTAGAAATAATGCGGTACACAAGTAAATTACCCATGATCTTGGCCACGATGGGTGTGATGTCGGGAGTGGGTTTTTCCACTACCTGGGAGACCTTTTCCGCGATTCGGGGCAGAAGCTTCTTTATGATCTCTTCCTTCTCCCGCCGCTTGGACAGGTTCACCTGTTTGGACAGGTATATCTTGAGTTTCCGGGCTGCG
This window harbors:
- a CDS encoding type II toxin-antitoxin system HicB family antitoxin codes for the protein MQFTVKLEESDEGGYTVQCLELPAAISEGDTKEEALENIKEAIQLVLEVTQEQARSYTEVFKVEVAST
- the gyrB gene encoding DNA topoisomerase (ATP-hydrolyzing) subunit B produces the protein MTDKQYDAGKIQVLEGLEAVRKRPSMYVGSTDTRGLHHLVYEVVDNSIDEALAGFCSNINVTINRDNTVTVLDDGRGIPVDLHTKYQKSALEVVMTMLHAGGKFDTDTYKVSGGLHGVGVSVVNALSEWMEVEVYRNGKVYSQRYQRGKAMAELAVIGETDKTGTQITFKADYEIFETLDISFETISKRLREMAYLNKGIKIFIKDERTGDEKLFHYEGGIVAFVEHLNKNKNPLHEPPIYFQKSKNSTQVEIAIQYNDSYTETVFSFANNINTHEGGTHLSGFKAALTRTANDYAKDRGLIKGSDKLSGEDIREGLTAIISVKLTNPQFEGQTKTKLGNSDVKGIVETLVGEGLGEFLEENPKEAEKIISKSVIAAQARDAARKARELTRRKSALEISSLPGKLADCSEKDASKCEVYLVEGDSAGGSAKQGRSRAFQAILPLRGKILNVEKARLNKILKNNEIRALITAIGTGLGDDFDIEKARYHKIIIMTDADVDGAHIRTLLLTFLYRYMKQLIEVGYVYIAQPPLYRLKKGKVTHYVYNDAEKDRKMEEIGNQGVNVQRFKGLGEMNPDQLWETTMNPDTRTLVKVMLENAIEADEIFTILMGDKVEPRREFIEKHAMEVKNLDI
- a CDS encoding segregation/condensation protein A, coding for MDEIIGIPITKDLTGPEQDEYEEPVEILVKLAQEGEIDPWNIDIVDVTDKFFQHIEEMERMDLRISGRTLHYAAMLIRMKSAILVEEPVIEDDDSWVDDFDFMDVEDYPVPKIPIRRHSQRPVTLDELIMELEKAEVVERRRSLRTDTRKNLEMNRHTTEQVLGIAHEEDIEGRMKELQKELRSTLKDKNYTTLTEIAEGDRSHKLMTYVSLLFLANSKEIWLEQEELFGELFISYPAEVCS
- the gyrA gene encoding DNA gyrase subunit A; the protein is MTSDEFEEDITGEEITGEESPNNVEGQERDKIIPLNIEDEMKNSYIDYAMSVIVGRALPDVRDGLKPVHRRILFGMKEQGMTHDKPYKKSARIVGDVMGKYHPHGDAAIYDTMVRMAQDFNLRYPLADGQGNFGSIDGDSAAAMRYTEIRMSRIAEEMLADIDKDTVDFVPNYDGSMEEPVVLPSKLPNLLVNGSTGIAVGMATNMPPHNLTEIIDAVNLSIDDPEVSFEQLMSVVKGPDFPTGANIFGTAGIVSAYKTGKGIVKIRAKTRVEDLKNKEAIIIDEVPYQVNKAKLIENIAELVKDKKISGITDLRDESDRDGIRVVIELSRGTNADVVVNQLYKHTQMESTFGIINLALVDNQPQVLTLKQLIQYFIDHRVKVITRRSQFELEKARKRAHILEGLQIALDNIDQVISLIRASATVDEAREGLIANFELSEEQAKAILDMRLQRLTGLEREKIDKEHKDLMETIKWLLELLADRDKILTLIKEELSEIKEQYGNPRRTQIIEGGVSLENEDLIPVEDVVVTISNSGYIKRQPIDTYKQQHRGGRGIIGMDTKEADFVEDLFVASTHDYILFFTDRGRIHWLKVYAIPDASRQSRGKAIINLIEVASNEKITAQIPVKSFEDGQYLVMATRCGVVNKTELSAFKNPRRGGIIAINLDEGDELQTVKLTDGSKDIIIGTRHGKAIRFSETDVRVTGRSSRGVRGIRLVGDNHVVGMDIVKEDTTLLTITENGFGKRTPFEEYRNINRGGQGVITITTNFRNGLVVDVKAVNENDELMVTTSNGIIIRLPVSDIRVQGRNTQGVKIMNVKGSDKVMAVARIMGEVSDIEKDNIL
- a CDS encoding TIGR04255 family protein, which codes for MIKLTNPPLVEAIFELRWNLQEIEHGIKKDPEYKLLVGRIFENVKTDFPSYEQLPTANMPDEMAGYIIQHRFRKNKDEWPLIQIGPGIITLNDTEEYLWENFKEKIVYLLETLYDTYPDAETNLTVSGLVLRYIDAVPFDFDNDDIFVYLKEKFKVDVNLYQKLFEDEKVKAFPKGLDLKFSFDSEIPKGRMNLRFARGKKKEVDALIWETIVQSIPEDTPNNKDEIVSWTNDAHDLTKDWFCNLIKGELMELFK
- a CDS encoding NAD(P)/FAD-dependent oxidoreductase, with the translated sequence MDNYDVIVIGGGISGLMSALTLSKHGKKVLVLEKRSGVGGNCNSYNVDGFQVDTGVHAITHLRTGPLRRLMDQYFDYIPVFLDHGKYHIRTNKGLFKLPSNLKEFAKFDVLPKMDRLLLSQAITKAVTQTTFGVDLSAQSVLDYLPKGLSHDSLDFIDAVSYSLSGKSMKETSVHRILAGSSFMRESVPENFWEDEEVAKSYLELITDHLTGSQVREHLSVLSRLTTNNIGYAQAYPRKGLKAFLNAVLYSLPETVEIKTSSKVSRINTEDGAVKEVVTPEGIYDADVVVYTGFAKELPLIMDNLPTSYLKDLENIVLTLSMTIWIGLDAKLPEFDYIGSEIWFKPRAYWAMPISNYEASIAPKGKQLVGFTFVVDESIPLNEDKKLMYQTILGAIPGIEDHIEMVHYQVTIPEKAAVTIDGYFAEIRSPIRNLYIAGTDADNRSMGITRAGYSVLELLKVMRNDHHIE
- a CDS encoding VapC toxin family PIN domain ribonuclease, encoding MKNNDKVKKRAQQVILTGDDIFIDGISYYEIKRGLLYRDANNQLSFFNELCKRYELVLLNSQSIFDRAASIYAELRRKGKYPHDADILIASIADTGKFTLVSNNVTHFNDIQDLKIEDWLN
- the scpB gene encoding SMC-Scp complex subunit ScpB, with translation MGDREIIEAALFAAGTPIDEATLKELVGKRKKVTRIIKALMEEYSSRDTGLEILELEGKYVMQVKHEYADLVRSVAPKELSSPVLRTLSMIAYHQPILQSDLVEIRGSSAYDHFRELEGRGLIKREPVGRSKIITTSPGFSEYFGLESSDPEYIKQKIIQMAREQGQIPLDKWLGVKKPIGVTRGYLSLMFLLGIEDFKVVDPYKPTQEEEQRMKGIGKLVISKGYGEKVAEYFNGEIIEIRAVTFDDLLETLGFLYPMGQKDKGLQAIERVKKLKSEYLSKSLGVSARVKPATDMVARLIADMKLNVSNDGLLVAPDYGLSSGGMNVSEGADILVPTHQNASQDIIERVYRRYDAILNGIAQKDFNA